In Deltaproteobacteria bacterium, one DNA window encodes the following:
- a CDS encoding TRAP transporter small permease — translation MEALADLIERITRKGVFVGGVFLIAGMLLLMGNIFGRFLHIIIPGSYELFELLMVIPVGFALVYAALHQTHVVVRLIVSRFPAKLAAVAETGAALLSFVIWALITWGGARLAYENGLGEISDVLEIPFLPFRIIWLFCLFLFCLTYLVDLSRAFGKLRKK, via the coding sequence ATGGAAGCGTTGGCGGATCTGATCGAGCGAATCACGCGCAAGGGAGTCTTTGTCGGAGGTGTTTTTCTGATAGCCGGCATGCTGCTGTTGATGGGCAACATTTTCGGCCGGTTTCTGCACATTATCATTCCGGGAAGCTATGAACTGTTCGAGCTTTTGATGGTGATTCCCGTAGGGTTTGCGCTGGTGTACGCGGCGCTGCATCAGACCCACGTGGTGGTACGCCTGATCGTATCCCGTTTTCCCGCAAAGCTGGCTGCCGTCGCCGAAACAGGGGCGGCCCTGCTCAGTTTTGTCATCTGGGCCTTAATCACCTGGGGTGGCGCGCGCCTGGCCTATGAAAACGGCTTGGGAGAAATTTCGGACGTTCTGGAGATACCCTTTCTTCCGTTCCGGATCATCTGGCTGTTCTGCCTGTTTCTTTTCTGTTTAACCTATCTGGTGGATCTGTCCAGAGCATTCGGAAAGCTGAGGAAAAAATGA
- a CDS encoding TRAP transporter large permease, with product MSSVLIGIIGFVVLFALLGFGVPIGAGMALVGFFGLWFLISDVAAFTKLAVVPFQTVTDYSLAVLPLFILMAQVVFVSGMGRDLFNLASKWLGHKKGGVAMAAVAGSGVFAAVSASSIATATTMGLVSIPEMQRLKYDPALATGAVAAGGTMGVLIPPSGALIIYGILTETSIGRLFAAGIIPGILEALFYIGVISILCWWKPELGPPAQRASFREKIKAFSGCGEIVVLIVFVLSGLIVGWFTPTEAGAVGAFGAIVLCTLRGRLSWAGFKTAIMDTLKTTGMIYGILIGALIFNFFVAASTIPYVLSEFIGNLPLPPMAILCMVLVLYFFLGCFLDVAAMTVLTIPIFFPLVVDLGFNPIWFGIIFVRMAEIAMITPPIGMNTFVIAGVVREMGIEMETVFKGILPFLAADFLHVTLLILFPSLSLFLVKLMM from the coding sequence ATGAGTTCTGTTCTCATCGGTATCATCGGTTTTGTCGTGCTGTTTGCCCTGCTGGGTTTCGGCGTACCCATAGGGGCGGGCATGGCCCTGGTGGGGTTTTTCGGTCTCTGGTTCTTGATCTCGGATGTGGCCGCGTTTACCAAGCTGGCGGTGGTGCCGTTTCAGACCGTGACGGATTACTCCCTGGCGGTGCTGCCCCTTTTCATTCTCATGGCCCAGGTGGTCTTTGTGAGCGGCATGGGCCGGGATCTGTTCAACCTGGCCTCCAAGTGGCTGGGGCATAAAAAAGGGGGCGTGGCCATGGCCGCCGTGGCCGGTTCCGGGGTCTTTGCCGCTGTCTCCGCCTCCAGCATCGCCACGGCAACCACCATGGGGCTGGTGTCCATACCGGAAATGCAGCGCCTCAAATACGATCCGGCCCTGGCCACCGGCGCCGTGGCCGCCGGCGGTACCATGGGCGTTCTGATTCCGCCCAGCGGGGCGCTGATCATATACGGCATTCTGACGGAGACCTCCATCGGCCGGCTGTTTGCCGCCGGCATCATCCCGGGCATTCTCGAGGCGCTTTTTTACATCGGCGTTATCAGCATTCTGTGCTGGTGGAAGCCTGAACTGGGTCCTCCGGCGCAAAGAGCCTCTTTCAGGGAAAAGATCAAAGCTTTCAGCGGCTGCGGGGAGATCGTGGTGCTCATCGTGTTCGTGTTGAGCGGCCTGATCGTCGGGTGGTTTACCCCCACCGAGGCCGGTGCGGTGGGGGCGTTCGGAGCGATTGTTCTGTGCACCCTGCGGGGCCGTCTCAGCTGGGCCGGCTTTAAAACCGCCATCATGGATACGCTCAAGACCACGGGAATGATCTACGGCATATTGATCGGCGCCCTGATCTTTAATTTTTTTGTGGCCGCCTCCACAATCCCCTATGTGCTTTCCGAATTCATCGGCAACCTGCCCCTGCCGCCCATGGCGATTCTGTGCATGGTGCTGGTGCTCTATTTCTTTCTGGGCTGTTTTCTGGATGTGGCCGCCATGACGGTGCTCACCATCCCCATTTTCTTTCCCCTGGTGGTGGACCTTGGGTTCAACCCCATCTGGTTCGGCATCATCTTCGTGCGCATGGCGGAGATCGCCATGATCACGCCGCCCATCGGCATGAACACCTTTGTCATCGCCGGCGTGGTGCGGGAAATGGGCATTGAAATGGAGACGGTGTTCAAAGGGATTCTGCCGTTCCTGGCAGCTGATTTCCTGCACGTCACCCTGCTGATCCTTTTCCCGTCCCTCTCTTTGTTCCTGGTGAAGCTGATGATGTAG
- a CDS encoding thiolase family protein encodes MLTKAYIPYKGYYASPFSRWQMSLANENAITLGAQTARKWFLASELDPTEVDYLYYGITIAQHHMFYSHTWAAAMLVDNQKALPALMVNQACTTSTTCIHLCAVNVEAGTYETGYALMSDRCSNGAHTVWANAMTPGGEVESENWMMDNFNGDPNAGFKMIQTAENVAKEAGITREECDAVALRRYEQYLDALADDRAFQKRYMFPVEYKISRKKTGLLEADEGVMPSTAEGLAKLRPVEPNGVLTFGAQTHPADGNCGFIVTTRDKAKAMSKDPSVEIQIVSYGFARVERGYMAAAPVPAAEMALKEAGLTVNDMKAVKTHNPFVVNDINMAKKMGIDVMQMNNYGSSLVYGHPQAPTAGRLIAELLEELVVLGGGYGLWAGCAAGDTAAAMVFKVG; translated from the coding sequence ATGTTGACAAAAGCGTACATTCCTTACAAAGGGTATTATGCCTCCCCCTTCAGCCGCTGGCAGATGAGCCTTGCCAACGAGAATGCCATTACGCTGGGGGCGCAAACCGCCAGAAAGTGGTTTTTGGCCAGTGAGCTCGATCCCACCGAAGTGGACTACCTGTATTACGGCATTACCATAGCCCAGCATCACATGTTTTACAGCCATACCTGGGCGGCTGCCATGCTTGTGGACAACCAGAAGGCACTGCCGGCACTGATGGTCAATCAGGCGTGCACCACTTCCACTACCTGTATCCATCTTTGTGCGGTGAATGTTGAGGCCGGAACTTATGAAACGGGATATGCGCTGATGTCGGACAGATGCTCCAACGGTGCCCACACCGTATGGGCCAACGCCATGACTCCCGGCGGTGAAGTAGAATCCGAAAATTGGATGATGGACAATTTCAACGGGGACCCCAACGCCGGTTTCAAGATGATTCAGACAGCGGAAAATGTGGCTAAAGAGGCAGGCATTACCCGGGAGGAGTGTGATGCGGTGGCACTGCGGCGCTATGAACAATATCTAGATGCGCTGGCGGATGACCGGGCGTTCCAGAAGCGCTATATGTTTCCGGTGGAATACAAAATTAGCCGCAAGAAAACGGGACTGCTTGAAGCGGACGAAGGGGTTATGCCCTCCACGGCCGAAGGACTGGCCAAGTTGAGACCGGTGGAACCCAACGGTGTGCTAACCTTTGGCGCCCAAACCCATCCGGCAGACGGCAACTGCGGCTTTATTGTAACGACCCGCGATAAAGCCAAGGCCATGAGCAAGGACCCGAGTGTTGAGATACAGATTGTCTCCTATGGATTCGCCAGGGTGGAGCGCGGTTACATGGCAGCGGCTCCGGTACCGGCCGCCGAAATGGCTTTAAAGGAAGCCGGATTGACCGTGAATGACATGAAAGCCGTCAAAACCCACAATCCGTTTGTGGTGAATGACATCAACATGGCGAAGAAGATGGGAATCGATGTGATGCAGATGAACAATTACGGCAGCTCACTGGTTTACGGACATCCCCAGGCGCCGACGGCAGGACGATTGATTGCAGAACTGCTTGAGGAGCTGGTGGTGCTCGGTGGCGGATACGGCCTTTGGGCGGGATGTGCCGCAGGGGATACGGCTGCGGCGATGGTTTTTAAAGTCGGCTGA